One Pyrus communis chromosome 13, drPyrComm1.1, whole genome shotgun sequence genomic window carries:
- the LOC137713171 gene encoding uncharacterized protein → MDIGDDSSRFCSLPATTSRNMSTSSSAFFSANQSPFFSPRSPSCQLSESTRSDAPCDSMVLSTDPLSSSSGIPDLESLANVRYKLSNMSPAPAASVSGDFEKFDRVSSSTAISNSILSSHSHAWVYEYSGQRERQRKHGRNSGDSYISGPVSMTSNRLRSCDVFIGLHGRKPSLLRFANWLRVELEVQGMSCFVSDRARCRNSRKHGIVERAMDVSSFGIVILTRKSFRNPYTIEELRFFASKKNLVPIFFDLSPGDCLVRDIVEKRGELWERHGGELWILYGGLEKEWKEALHSLSRVDEWKLEAQDGNWRDCILRAVTLLAIRLGRRSVVDRLSKSREKVEKEEFPFPRNENFIGRKKELSELEFILFGDVSGEAERDYFELKARPRRKNLTIGWGRSSSFDERRRERKLEIGSRKGKEPVVWKESEKEIEMQSTEIPQRQSKPKSGGRYSRRKRSTKVVYGKGIACVSGDSGIGKTELLLEFAYRYHQKYKMVLWIGGESRYIRQNYLNLWSFLEVDVGVENCFDKNRIKSFEEQEDAAIARVRRELMRNMPFLVVIDNLESEKDWWDHKLVMDLLPRFGGETHIIISTRLPSVMNLEPLKLSYLSGAEAMSLMQGSVKEYTENEELDALRAIEEKVGRSTLGLSIVGAILSELPILPSKLLETTNRMPFKEFSWSGRGTNLLRRHTFLLQLFEVCFSIFDHADGPRSLSTRMVQASTWFAPAAIPVSLLAQAAHKIPEKHQGMWFWRKLMKSLTCGFTSSYTKKSEAEATSTLLRFNIARSSTRQDHIHFHELVKLYARKRVVSGVAQAMVQAVISRGSISQHSEHIWAACFLIFGFSHDPVVVELKVSDLLYLVKEVILPLAIRAFITFSRCNAALELLRLCTNALEAADQAFVTPVDKWLDKSLCWRPIQTNAQLNPYLWQELALSRATVLETRAKLMLRGGQFDIADDLIRKALFIRTSICGEDHKDTVAARETLSKVTRLLANVQIHTSP, encoded by the coding sequence ATGGATATCGGAGATGATAGCTCGAGGTTCTGTTCTTTACCGGCTACAACTTCAAGGAATATGTCCACCTCATCTTCGGCATTCTTTTCAGCAAACCAGTCGCCATTTTTCTCCCCAAGATCACCATCTTGTCAACTATCTGAATCAACAAGGTCTGATGCTCCATGTGATAGCATGGTTTTAAGTACAGATCCCCTTAGTTCCAGCTCTGGAATTCCAGACCTTGAATCTCTAGCAAATGTAAGATATAAATTGTCAAACATGTCACCGGCCCCAGCTGCTTCAGTCTCAGGCGATTTTGAGAAGTTTGACCGCGTGTCTTCCTCAACAGCCATTTCTAATAGCATTCTATCTAGTCACAGCCATGCCTGGGTCTATGAGTATTCTGGGCAACGAGAGAGGCAGAGAAAGCATGGGAGAAACTCTGGAGACTCATATATATCTGGTCCAGTTTCAATGACATCTAATAGACTGAGGAGCTGTGATGTTTTCATAGGTTTGCATGGCCGTAAACCTTCTTTGCTGAGGTTTGCTAATTGGCTCCGAGTTGAGTTGGAAGTTCAGGGGATGAGTTGCTTTGTATCTGATAGAGCTCGATGTAGGAACTCTCGCAAACATGGAATTGTTGAGAGGGCCATGGATGTCTCTTCTTTTGGGATTGTCATCCTAACAAGGAAGTCATTCCGAAATCCATATACCATCGAGGAACTTCGATTTTTCGCTAGCAAGAAGAACTTGGTCCCAATATTCTTTGATTTGAGTCCAGGTGATTGCCTTGTCAGGGATATTGTTGAGAAGAGAGGAGAGCTGTGGGAAAGACATGGGGGAGAGTTATGGATTTTGTATGGAGGACTCGAGAAGGAGTGGAAAGAAGCCCTTCATAGCCTCTCCCGGGTGGATGAATGGAAATTGGAGGCTCAGGATGGTAACTGGAGAGATTGTATATTAAGGGCTGTCACATTATTAGCAATTAGATTAGGGAGGAGAAGTGTTGTAGACCGTTTAAGCAAGTCGAGAGAGAAGGTGGAGAAAGAGGAGTTCCCTTTCCCTCGAAATGAGAACTTTATTGGCAGGAAGAAGGAACTGTCTGAGCTGGAATTCATACTTTTTGGCGATGTCAGTGGAGAAGCAGAAAGAGATTATTTTGAGCTTAAGGCTAGGCCTAGACGAAAGAACTTGACAATTGGGTGGGGTAGGAGCAGTTCATTTGATGAAAGGCGAAGGGAACGAAAACTGGAGATTGGAagcagaaaaggaaaagaaccaGTTGTGTGGAAGGAGTCAGAGAAAGAGATTGAGATGCAAAGCACAGAAATTCCGCAAAGACAATCAAAGCCAAAAAGTGGTGGAAGATATTCAAGGAGAAAAAGATCAACAAAGGTTGTGTATGGGAAGGGAATTGCTTGTGTGTCGGGGGACTCGGGAATTGGCAAGACagaacttcttcttgaatttgcctACAGATATCACCAGAAGTACAAGATGGTTTTATGGATAGGAGGGGAAAGTAGGTATATTAGGCAAAACTACTTGAATCTCTGGTCGTTTCTAGAAGTCGATGTAGGGGTTGAAAATTGCTTTGACAAAAACAGAATCAAAAGCTTTGAAGAACAGGAAGACGCAGCCATAGCTAGAGTACGCAGAGAACTCATGAGAAACATGCCATTTTTGGTGGTGATTGATAACTTAGAAAGTGAAAAGGATTGGTGGGACCACAAACTTGTAATGGATCTTCTTCCCCGTTTTGGTGGGGAGACGCACATAATAATATCCACACGCCTTCCTTCTGTGATGAATTTGGAGCCTTTGAAACTCTCGTACTTATCCGGGGCAGAAGCAATGTCGCTCATGCAGGGTAGCGTAAAAGAATACACAGAAAATGAAGAATTGGATGCTTTACGGGCTATTGAGGAGAAAGTGGGACGCTCAACCTTGGGACTTTCTATTGTAGGTGCAATATTGTCTGAGCTGCCCATACTTCCAAGTAAGCTGTTGGAAACAACTAATAGAATGCCGTTTAAAGAATTTTCATGGAGTGGCAGGGGGACTAATTTGTTGAGGCGGCATACGTTCCTTCTGCAACTCTTCGAGGTGTGTTTCTCGATTTTTGATCACGCAGATGGACCGAGGAGCTTGTCAACAAGAATGGTCCAGGCAAGTACTTGGTTTGCACCGGCCGCGATTCCAGTTTCTTTGTTGGCCCAAGCTGCTCACAAGATACCTGAAAAGCATCAAGGGATGTGGTTCTGGAGAAAGCTGATGAAGTCTTTAACTTGCGGCTTTACCTCATCATACACCAAAAAATCAGAAGCAGAAGCGACTTCCACGTTGTTAAGGTTTAACATTGCTAGAAGTAGCACCAGGCAGGACCATATCCATTTCCATGAACTCGTCAAGCTTTATGCTCGCAAGAGAGTTGTGAGCGGAGTTGCACAAGCGATGGTTCAAGCTGTTATCAGCCGTGGATCAATATCTCAACACTCGGAACACATCTGGGCAGCCTGTTTCTTAATATTTGGATTCAGCCATGACCCTGTGGTCGTTGAGCTTAAGGTTTCGGACCTGCTGTATCTTGTCAAGGAAGTGATTTTGCCTCTTGCAATACGGGCCTTCATAACATTCTCTCGTTGCAATGCTGCCCTAGAACTCCTCCGCCTATGCACCAATGCCCTGGAAGCAGCAGACCAAGCGTTTGTAACCCCAGTTGACAAGTGGCTCGATAAATCACTTTGTTGGAGGCCGATCCAGACTAATGCTCAACTGAATCCTTATCTTTGGCAGGAGCTTGCGCTATCAAGAGCCACAGTGCTAGAAACTAGGGCCAAGCTGATGCTAAGAGGGGGACAATTCGACATAGCTGATGATCTAATTAGGAAGGCGCTTTTTATCAGAACTTCTATTTGTGGTGAAGATCATAAAGACACCGTAGCTGCTCGCGAAACTCTTAGCAAAGTCACCAGGCTTCTTGCAAATGTTCAAATTCATACTTCACCATAG
- the LOC137713573 gene encoding ubiquitin-conjugating enzyme E2-23 kDa-like isoform X2 — protein sequence MSSPSKRREMDLMKLMMSDYKVEMINDGMQEFYVDFNGPKESLYQGGVWRIRVELLDAYPYKSPSIGFVNKIYHPNVDEMSGSVCLDVINQTWSPMFDLVNVFEVFLPQLLLYPNPSDPLNGEAAALMMHDRTAYDQRVKGLYQGGVWRIRVELLDAYPYKSPSIGFVNKIYHPNVDEMSGSVCLDVINQTWSPMFDPLNGEAAALMMHDRTAYDQRVKEYCEKYAKPEDIGGAREEQSSDEELSEDEYDSGDDAVAGHADP from the exons ATGTCTTCCCCAAGCAAACGCCGTGAGATGGATTTGATGAAACT GATGATGAGTGATTACAAGGTGGAGATGATCAATGACGGCATGCAAGAGTTCTATGTGGATTTCAATGGCCCCAAAGAGA GTCTGTATCAGGGAGGTGTCTGGAGAATAAGGGTGGAGCTACTGGATGCTTATCCTTACAAATCTCCGTCAATTGGCTTTGTCAACAAAATCTACCACCCAAATGTTGATGAAAT GTCGGGATCTGTTTGTTTAGATGTTATCAACCAAACTTGGAGCCCCATGTTTG ACCTGGTTAATGTGTTTGAAGTGTTTCTGCCCCAACTTCTTTTATATCCCAACCCATCAGATCCATTGAATGGAGAGGCTGCTGCTTTGATGATGCATGATCGCACTGCTTATGATCAAAGAGTAAAAG GTCTGTATCAGGGAGGTGTCTGGAGAATAAGGGTGGAGCTACTGGATGCTTATCCTTACAAATCTCCGTCTATTGGCTTTGTCAACAAAATCTACCACCCAAATGTTGATGAAAT GTCGGGATCTGTTTGTTTAGATGTTATCAACCAAACTTGGAGCCCCATGTTTG ATCCATTGAATGGAGAGGCTGCTGCTTTGATGATGCATGATCGCACTGCTTATGATCAAAGAGTAAAAG AGTATTGCGAGAAATATGCAAAGCCAGAAGACATAGGGGGTGCTCGAGAAGAGCAATCAAGTGATGAGGAGCTGAGTGAAGATGAGTATGACTCCGGTGATGATGCAGTCGCAGGCCATGCCGATCCTTAG
- the LOC137713573 gene encoding ubiquitin-conjugating enzyme E2-23 kDa-like isoform X3 has protein sequence MQEFYVDFNGPKESLYQGGVWRIRVELLDAYPYKSPSIGFVNKIYHPNVDEMSGSVCLDVINQTWSPMFDLVNVFEVFLPQLLLYPNPSDPLNGEAAALMMHDRTAYDQRVKEYCEKYAKPEDIGGAREEQSSDEELSEDEYDSGDDAVAGHADP, from the exons ATGCAAGAGTTCTATGTGGATTTCAATGGCCCCAAAGAGA GTCTGTATCAGGGAGGTGTCTGGAGAATAAGGGTGGAGCTACTGGATGCTTATCCTTACAAATCTCCGTCTATTGGCTTTGTCAACAAAATCTACCACCCAAATGTTGATGAAAT GTCGGGATCTGTTTGTTTAGATGTTATCAACCAAACTTGGAGCCCCATGTTTG ACCTGGTTAATGTGTTTGAAGTGTTTCTGCCCCAACTTCTTTTATATCCCAACCCATCAGATCCATTGAATGGAGAGGCTGCTGCTTTGATGATGCATGATCGCACTGCTTATGATCAAAGAGTAAAAG AGTATTGCGAGAAATATGCAAAGCCAGAAGACATAGGGGGTGCTCGAGAAGAGCAATCAAGTGATGAGGAGCTGAGTGAAGATGAGTATGACTCCGGTGATGATGCAGTCGCAGGCCATGCCGATCCTTAG
- the LOC137713573 gene encoding ubiquitin-conjugating enzyme E2-23 kDa-like isoform X1: MSSPSKRREMDLMKLMMSDYKVEMINDGMQEFYVDFNGPKESLYQGGVWRIRVELLDAYPYKSPSIGFVNKIYHPNVDEMSGSVCLDVINQTWSPMFDLVNVFEVFLPQLLLYPNPSDPLNGEAAALMMHDRTAYDQRVKGLYQGGVWRIRVELLDAYPYKSPSIGFVNKIYHPNVDEMSGSVCLDVINQTWSPMFDLVNVFEVFLPQLLLYPNPSDPLNGEAAALMMHDRTAYDQRVKEYCEKYAKPEDIGGAREEQSSDEELSEDEYDSGDDAVAGHADP; this comes from the exons ATGTCTTCCCCAAGCAAACGCCGTGAGATGGATTTGATGAAACT GATGATGAGTGATTACAAGGTGGAGATGATCAATGACGGCATGCAAGAGTTCTATGTGGATTTCAATGGCCCCAAAGAGA GTCTGTATCAGGGAGGTGTCTGGAGAATAAGGGTGGAGCTACTGGATGCTTATCCTTACAAATCTCCGTCAATTGGCTTTGTCAACAAAATCTACCACCCAAATGTTGATGAAAT GTCGGGATCTGTTTGTTTAGATGTTATCAACCAAACTTGGAGCCCCATGTTTG ACCTGGTTAATGTGTTTGAAGTGTTTCTGCCCCAACTTCTTTTATATCCCAACCCATCAGATCCATTGAATGGAGAGGCTGCTGCTTTGATGATGCATGATCGCACTGCTTATGATCAAAGAGTAAAAG GTCTGTATCAGGGAGGTGTCTGGAGAATAAGGGTGGAGCTACTGGATGCTTATCCTTACAAATCTCCGTCTATTGGCTTTGTCAACAAAATCTACCACCCAAATGTTGATGAAAT GTCGGGATCTGTTTGTTTAGATGTTATCAACCAAACTTGGAGCCCCATGTTTG ACCTGGTTAATGTGTTTGAAGTGTTTCTGCCCCAACTTCTTTTATATCCCAACCCATCAGATCCATTGAATGGAGAGGCTGCTGCTTTGATGATGCATGATCGCACTGCTTATGATCAAAGAGTAAAAG AGTATTGCGAGAAATATGCAAAGCCAGAAGACATAGGGGGTGCTCGAGAAGAGCAATCAAGTGATGAGGAGCTGAGTGAAGATGAGTATGACTCCGGTGATGATGCAGTCGCAGGCCATGCCGATCCTTAG
- the LOC137713212 gene encoding probable E3 ubiquitin-protein ligase RHB1A: protein MGGCCCCSSKGTELNAAPTYYYCPRTSDEHVPLSSHQGGASALSTGLLVDTNLDTSIPDTYRPPPAPIPYDVVLEHLHTPPPAQEICGSKSEAALQITTDSDSVQEAVGGNTQEASPKCADLKDADCKAQADSELDPVNKSEVELAKLVESITFAIEEEDVCPTCLEEYDPQNPKITTKCDHHFHLACILEWMERSDTCPVCDQEMIFEPPI, encoded by the exons ATGGgaggctgctgctgctgttcaTCCAAAGGAACGGAGCTGAATGCTGCACCAACATACTATTAC TGTCCAAGGACCTCGGATGAGCACGTTCCCTTATCATCTCACCAAGGAGGTGCCTCTGCACTCTCTACTGGGCTCCTAGTTGATACAAATTTGGATACATCAATACCTGACACTTATAGACCACCTCCTGCCCCTATTCCATATGATGTGGTTTTGGAGCATCTTCATACTCCACCACCAGCGCAAGAGATTTGTGGCAGCAAGAGTGAAGCAGCATTGCAGATAACAACAGATTCTGATTCTGTTCAAGAAGCAGTAGGTGGAAATACCCAAGAAGCTTCACCCAAGTGTGCAGACCTGAAGGATGCGGACTGCAAAGCCCAAGCGGATTCGGAACTTGATCCTGTGAATAAGTCAGAAGTTGAACTTGCGAAATTAGTGGAATCTATTACTTTCGCAATAGAGGAAGAGGATGTTTGTCCCACTTGTTTGGAAG AGTATGAtccacaaaatccaaaaattacTACAAAATGCGATCATCATTTTCACCTTGCTTGCATTCTTGAATGGATGGAACGAAGTGACACATGTCCTGTGTGTGATCAG GAAATGATATTTGAGCCTCCAATCTAG
- the LOC137713891 gene encoding uncharacterized protein, translating into MLEAELCGSRILLPFREESGDEELSVLPRHTKVIVTGNNRTKSILVGLQGVVKKAVGLGGWHWLVLKNGVEVKLQRNALSVLEHPTGNEEDSNLEYSSSSSDHGDKENDFSRCFEFHKHSKPRVRFSRPYVPSSATKSMNRGSYREVQYIQAPQSRVNLGKLGTSSLRRYCRHFNLLSGNSNPTREQLINAAQRHFTLQQLPLDEVSVVTEFVDAARSTKWKQAERQM; encoded by the exons ATGCTGGAGGCAGAGCTCTGTGGTTCTCGGATTCTATTGCCTTTTCGCGAAGAAAGCGGGGATGAGGAACTTTCAGTTCTTCCCAGGCACACAAAGGTTATTGTCACTGGAAACAACAGAACAAAGTCTATTTTGGTGGGTCTTCAAGGCGTGGTCAAGAAAGCTGTTGGGCTTGGGGGTTGGCACTGGCTG GTTCTGAAAAATGGGGTTGAAGTTAAGCTGCAAAGGAATGCATTGAGTGTGCTCGAACATCCTACAGGAAATGAGGAAGATTCCAATCTTGAGTACTCTAGCAGCAGCTCTGACCACGGTGATAAGGAAAATGATTTCT CTAGATGTTTTGAGTTCCATAAGCATAGTAAACCAAGAGTTCGATTTTCAAGGCCATATGTTCCATCCTCAGCAACGAAGTCAATGAATCGTGGCAGTTATAGAGAAGTTCAATACATCCAAGCACCCCAGTCG AGAGTAAACTTGGGAAAACTAGGAACCAGCTCATTGAGGAGGTATTGCAGACACTTCAATCTT TTAAGCGGGAATTCTAATCCAACAAGGGAACAGTTGATCAATGCTGCACAACGACATTTTACCTTGCAGCAG CTGCCGTTGGATGAGGTATCTGTGGTCACTGAATTCGTCGATGCTGCCAGGAGTACGAAGTGGAAACAAGCAGAGCGACAAATGTGA